In Halichondria panicea chromosome 17, odHalPani1.1, whole genome shotgun sequence, a single window of DNA contains:
- the LOC135351162 gene encoding uncharacterized protein LOC135351162, whose protein sequence is MRLPETTVKTSTDHEANSILIDTSTLDQNEDVENQGARSLHEIKQIANAESWGKIRERLLKAAVESSIPPPGQSCSVCANCAQYRCVDCGPTIYYCEACLGDSHLMRNIFHCAEIWEDEMYKPVTIEGRCIDVSPNHQCSTKKAVPLCCIDTKGIEHRIQFWCCECETVCETMIQARLWPASPRFPETAFTFELLDWAESLLLECQVALGDFCRSLYFNCPHLVNKNDGSLFISMDALFGLPQKKSAGKSHRPPLYDSLFFKDQSSVDEYVSNSSEIRELHRTCNDFLAGSALRSANIYCALDETAVFGSACRHEFPLMFINLKHGER, encoded by the exons ATGAGACTGCCGGAAACAACAGTGAAAACAAGCACTGATCATGAAGCCAATTCCATCCTGATTGACACCAGCACTCTTGATCAGAATGAAGACGTGGAGAACCAGGGTGCACGAAGTTTGCATGAGATAAAACAAATTGCTAATGCTGAATCGTGGGGGAAAATTAGAGAGCGTCTCTTAAAGGCTGCTGTTGAAAGTTCTATTCCTCCACCTGGCCAGTCTTGCAGTGTGTGCGCTAACTGTGCACAGTACAGATGTGTTGATTGTGGGCCTACAATATACTATTGTGAGGCTTGTCTCGGAGATTCTCATTTGATGCGCAACATTTTTCACTGTGCTGAAATCTGGGAG GATGAAATGTACAAGCCAGTAACTATCGAGGGACGGTGTATTGATGTCTCTCCTAATCACCAATGTTCCACAAAGAAGGCAGTACCTCTTTGCTGTATTGACACAAAAG GGATTGAGCACAGAATCCAGTTTTGGTGTTGTGAATGTGAGACTGTATGTGAAACAATGATACAAGCTCGTCTATGGCCAGCAAGCCCAAGATTCCCAGAAACAGCATTCACTTTTGAGCTACTAGACTGGGCCGAGTCGCTTCTTCTGGAATGTCAAGTAGCACTTGGTGACTTTTGCAGGTCATTATACTTTAATTGCCCACATTTAGTGAACAAG AATGACGGAAGCCTTTTCATTTCAATGGATGCTTTGTTTGGTCTACCCCAAAAAAAGTCTGCTGGGAAGAGCCACAGGCCTCCACTTTATGACTCTCTATTTTTTAAAGATCAAAGCAGTGTTGATGAGTATGTGTCAAATTCTTCCGAGATTAGGGAACTACACAGA ACTTGTAATGATTTCCTTGCTGGAAGTGCATTGAGATCTGCAAATATATACTGTGCCCTCGATGAGACAGCTGTgtttggatctgcctgtagaCATGAATTTCCCCTCATGTTTATCAATTTGAAGCATGGTGAAAGGTAA
- the LOC135351160 gene encoding uncharacterized protein LOC135351160, with product MCPFLHFNNYNIAVAVPKGYDRLGQKKQPFLEIAKDRTGLNEKQIRNWIRRENMKIKHGGIDADESGPSDQYNIPKKSSGPWHQFLKEYGKSEGGKSAIATAGNPGVFNKEASEAYNNLSSDEKQALRERSETNERLSHKGVLKEAEKRFGKIQKLFDELDELGFRGFGFALRMEYTQIVGTSDVLQAFTPEVINWLHAVVTVASPPPFPVGLLSQSKPKRSHPEPLKSSVKPKRSRVMSEISSDSDSDLLSHANHVQSHENIQSIEIDSQPVDKKAKKNKKKPHKSSPSFPS from the exons ATGTGCCCCTTTCTCCACTTCAACAACTACAATATTGCTGTCGCTGTACCGAAAGGGTATGACAGGTTGGGGCAAAAAAAGCAACCATTCCTGGAAATAGCAAAGGACCGTACAGGCCTCAACGAGAAGCAGATAAGG AACTGGATACGCCGAGAAAACATGAAAATTAAGCATGGTGGCATTGATGCGGATGAATCTGGTCCCTCTGATCAGTACAACATTCCGAAGAAGTCAAGCGGGCCATGGCACCAATTTCTAAAAGAGTACGGAAAAtctgaag gtgGAAAGAGTGCCATTGCAACCGCTGGAAATCCAGGTGTTTTTAACAAGGAAGCCAGTGAAGCTTATAATAACTTGTCTAGCGATGAGAAACAAGCTCTGAGAGAACGTTCTGAAACGAATGAGCGACTCTCCCATAAAGGTGTCCTAAAAGAAGCTGAGAAACGTTTTGGGAAGATTCAGAAGCTG TTTGATGAACTTGATGAACTTGGCTTTCGTGGATTTGGTTTTGCTCTTAGGATGGAGTACACACAAATTGTGGGAACATCAGATGTGTTACAAGCATTCACACCAGAAGTAATAAATTGGCTTcatgctgttgtcactgttg CCAGTCCACCACCTTTCCCTGTTGGCCTCTTGTCACAATCAAAGCCAAAACGCAGTCACCCCGAGCCACTCAAGTCTTCAGTCAAGCCGAAACGATCTAGGGTCATGTCGGAGATATCATCCGATTCTGATTCTGATTTGCTCTCTCATGCAAACCATGTACAATCTCATGAAAACATACAATCAATTGAGATTGATTCACAACCAGTGGATAAGAAAgcaaaaaaaaataaaaaaaaacctCACAAAAGCTCTCCAAGCTTCCCAAGCTAA
- the LOC135351374 gene encoding uncharacterized protein LOC135351374 encodes MISTPIFILSATALAIVLLAHDCNGSILYVRPDNGSNTTCPRKQCKTLDQYANVSHLNNTQFIFMPGLHTLSKNFCIDSLMNIELISMSDSKNETEIAEIQCYKAAGFIFKNINFLTIKKLQISACGQIIPDSVYNNLESPLSFQAAVALKDVAALTMQSITIRDSNGYGIAAEGLYGYSIMEDCLLVSNTGGEKFIGGNLVLKYADCPVIDTNEQVYVGIVRSKFLYGSAHYSNDEHDPHTALQTKATGISLLLSCTNVTINMSEVQLKHNEAYSFSSKGGNLFILLGNTVRYTSNMVIVENSNIDKGTAIMGGGAYVRFKQPPQEPDNITVPCENFVSFKNVSFNGNKGRVKGGALYILFETASMYNYCPKGTVEIDSCYFVDNILNASKADSGLAINIYCYLINGVEATSVPFNIVSITRSHFLGNKLLTQKENSFDIISGGATVFISKQRRQTFISDSSFVNNGKTAISAFGSNIVFSGIVNITNNTGLNGGGLVLCQSSYILFAPNTTVTFENNRAILSGGGIYAEDQCLQSEPLCFYQVHNSNKSLTKHQRISILDTIHVVMINNTAGYAGSQIFGGFMDKCYTTFGKDNKLVYDKIFNEISWQRNDSDLSYITSYPKHICFCENNLPNCNKDYRTINITIYPGEPFTVSLVGVGQFKNPVPATIKANTSHSSDKMYSRTIKDVCTSMTFLVKSAQPTRFDKLSITVSSDLGYTTRSSLRSINIHYRSCPLGTYIHNSACDYEDLHFEYRPNSPTIKKNENTWVGYYNAADHSNSETVSGFIHFKYCPLWYCNNKTVINVNETYFDQNSQCHEREGILCGACLKQHSLAIASSRCLRCDNISRSYFPLLALATLAITALVLLFMLCCNVTITDGTVSGFLVYSSLFNINIKLFLRVSKRYTYLAEFFAWTNLDIGVTTCFYDGFDAFWQAILNFFIPVFIWCILGLIIFATSKSSRITELVGDNPVKVLATLVLISYTKILQTEVAVFSCSSIKFRTNSSKILKYYWLPDGNVPCWQGKHLALVVIGVLFGIATVLYTLMLLFIQPLQRYSHVRGLKWVAKLKPFFDAYTSPHVIKHRYRFWTGLLLLCRMINSILFALFSHQNTYKHYGIEVILICFLITSLLGCFGGVYKNKWLYALNSSFYFNLTLLSFVTFYSLTKNSSSKNSANIIQEIATSISLGIAFVTFLFILSYHVYKRLKKTGLLARCAGRIQGTRCWRSAVRYWNRGRIQYVRLPQEDPQDREVDDDFNGERGLDDDCQWERELHVDVQDRELNGDRHDDRQLARVCDDNWENGESNKEPNAEEPFDKGIVGPSEDTY; translated from the coding sequence ATGATTTCGACACCAATTTTCATCCTCAGCGCAACTGCGTTAGCTATAGTACTGCTTGCTCACGATTGTAATGGCAGTATTTTGTACGTCAGACCAGACAATGGATCGAACACAACATGCCCAAGGAAACAATGCAAGACACTGGACCAATATGCAAATGTAAGTCATTTGAACAATACACAGTTTATTTTTATGCCAGGATTGCACACTCTCAGTAAAAACTTTTGTATTGACTCTCTCATGAATATTGAACTCATTAGTATGAGCGATAGCAAAAATGAAACAGAAATTGCAGAAATTCAGTGTTATAAAGCAGCAGGATTTATATTTAAGAATATAAACTTTCTCACCATCAAAAAACTGCAAATTTCCGCATGTGGTCAAATAATACCGGATAGTGTTTACAACAATTTAGAAAGCCCACTCTCCTTTCAAGCGGCAGTTGCTCTTAAAGATGTGGCTGCTCTAACAATGCAATCGATAACCATCCGAGACAGTAATGGATACGGGATAGCTGCTGAGGGACTGTATGGATACTCAATAATGGAGGACTGCCTACTGGTGAGCAACACGGGTGGTGAAAAATTCATAGGGGGTAATCTTGTACTGAAGTATGCAGATTGTCCTGTTATTGACACAAACGAGCAGGTTTATGTGGGAATTGTGAGATCTAAGTTCTTATATGGAAGTGCACATTATAGTAACGACGAACATGACCCACATACCGCACTTCAAACCAAAGCAACTGGCATATCTTTGCTCCTTTCCTGCACAAATGTTACTATTAACATGTCAGAGGTGCAACTAAAGCACAACGAAGCATACAGCTTTTCCAGCAAAGGAGGGAACCTTTTCATTCTGCTCGGAAACACCGTACGATATACGAGCAATATGGTAATTGTGGAGAACAGTAACATTGACAAGGGAACAGCAATTATGGGTGGAGGAGCATACGTTAGATTCAAGCAGCCTCCCCAAGAACCTGACAACATAACAGTTCCATGTGAAAACTTTGTTAGTTTTAAAAATGTGAGCTTTAATGGTAACAAAGGTAGAGTTAAAGGAGGTGCTCTGTACATATTGTTCGAAACAGCAAGCATGTACAACTATTGTCCCAAGGGAACTGTTGAAATAGACAGCTGTTACTTTGTAGACAATATTTTAAATGCTTCCAAGGCAGACAGTGGCCTAGCTATCAACATTTATTGCTATTTGATCAACGGAGTGGAAGCAACATCTGTTCCCTTCAATATAGTGAGCATTACTCGAAGTCACTTTCTGGGAAACAAACTATTAACGCAGAAGGAAAATAGTTTCGATATAATTTCCGGAGGAGCCACTGTGTTCATTAGTAAACAGAGAAGACAAACATTTATCAGTGACTCTAGCTTTGTAAACAACGGCAAAACAGCAATTTCAGCTTTCGGATCAAATATTGTGTTCAGTGGTATTGTGAACATAACAAATAATACAGGCCTTAACGGTGGGGGCCTAGTTCTCTGTCAGTCCTCGTACATTTTGTTCGCCCCAAATACCACAGTGACGTTTGAAAATAACAGAGCCATTTTATCTGGAGGAGGCATATACGCAGAAGATCAGTGCTTACAATCTGAACCACTGTGTTTTTATCAAGTGCACAACAGTAACAAGTCGTTAACTAAACATCAAAGGATCTCAATATTGGACACTATTCACGTGGTAATGATCAACAACACTGCTGGATACGCTGGAAGTCAGATATTTGGAGGGTTTATGGACAAATGCTATACAACATTTGGCAAGGACAATAAACTAGTATACGACAAGATTTTTAACGAAATTTCATGGCAAAGAAATGATTCTGATCTTTCCTACATCACTTCTTACCCAAAGCATATATGCTTCTGTGAAAACAACCTACCTAACTGTAACAAAGACTACAGAACTATCAATATAACAATATACCCTGGTGAACCTTTTACAGTTAGTTTAGTAGGCGTTGGGCAATTCAAAAACCCTGTTCCAGCAACAATCAAAGCAAATACCAGCCACTCAAGTGACAAGATGTACAGTCGTACAATAAAGGATGTCTGTACTTCTATGACATTTTTAGTAAAATCAGCACAACCGACTAGATTTGACAAACTTAGCATCACTGTCTCCTCTGACTTAGGTTACACAACAAGAAGCAGCCTACGATCGATCAACATTCACTATAGGTCTTGTCCTCTGGGAACGTACATACACAACTCTGCCTGTGACTATGAAGACCTTCATTTCGAATACAGACCTAATAGCCCAACTATAAAAAAGAACGAAAATACATGGGTAGGATACTACAACGCTGCTGATCATTCCAACTCTGAAACCGTTAGTGGGTTCATACATTTCAAGTATTGTCCACTGTGGTACTGCAACAACAAAACAGTTATCAATGTTAATGAAACCTATTTTGATCAAAACTCTCAGTGTCATGAAAGGGAGGGCATTTTGTGTGGAGCGTGCTTAAAGCAACATAGTTTAGCTATTGCCTCTAGCAGGTGCCTTCGCTGTGACAACATCAGTCGATCGTACTTTCCTCTCCTAGCGCTAGCTACTCTGGCTATTACAGCTCTAGTACTACTCTTTATGCTGTGCTGTAATGTGACCATCACTGATGGCACAGTTAGTGGATTTCTAGTCTACTCTAGTTTGTTCAACATCAACATAAAATTGTTTTTGAGAGTATCAAAACGATACACATATCTTGCGGAATTTTTTGCATGGACGAATTTAGATATTGGTGTAACAACTTGCTTTTACGATGGGTTTGATGCATTTTGGCAGGCAATATTAAACTTTTTTATTCCTGTTTTCATTTGGTGCATTCTTGGACTTATAATTTTTGCAACATCAAAGTCTAGTCGGATTACAGAGCTTGTTGGAGACAACCCTGTAAAAGTTCTAGCTACACTTGTTCTTATTTCTTACACAAAAATTCTTCAAACTGAAGTAGCTGTGTTTTCCTGTTCATCGATTAAATTTCGTACTAATTCTTCTAAAATCCTCAAGTACTACTGGCTCCCCGATGGTAATGTACCATGTTGGCAAGGGAAGCACCTAGCTCTGGTGGTGATTGGTGTTTTGTTTGGAATAGCTACTGTTCTGTACACTTTAATGCTCCTCTTTATTCAACCATTGCAAAGATATTCTCATGTGAGGGGACTGAAATGGGTGGCCAAACTAAAGCCATTTTTTGACGCTTACACTAGCCCTCATGTGATCAAGCATCGCTATCGATTCTGGACTGGACTTTTACTCCTATGTAGAATGATTAACAGTATTTTGTTTGCTCTTTTTTCCCACCAAAACACATACAAACATTATGGAATTGAAGTCATACTCATTTGTTTCCTGATAACAAGCTTATTGGGGTGCTTCGGTGGAGTCTACAAAAATAAGTGGCTTTATGCTCTCAACTCTTCGTTCTACTTCAACCTCACTCTACTGTCTTTCGTAACATTTTATTCTCTAACCAAAAATTCTTCTTCTAAGAACAGTGCAAATATTATTCAAGAGATTGCCACCTCCATTTCACTAGGCATAGCCTTTGTGACGTTCCTGTTCATTCTTTCCTACCATGTGTACAAGCGTCTGAAAAAGACCGGTCTGCTCGCTCGCTGTGCGGGAAGAATCCAGGGGACTCGATGTTGGAGATCAGCTGTCAGATATTGGAACAGAGGCAGGATACAATACGTAAGGCTGCCCCAAGAAGACCCTCAGGATCGAGAGGTGGACGATGATTTCAATGGAGAGAGAGGGCTCGATGACGATTGTCAGTGGGAGAGAGAACTGCATGTAGATGTACAAGACAGAGAGCTCAATGGAGA